The Trichoderma atroviride chromosome 5, complete sequence genome contains a region encoding:
- a CDS encoding uncharacterized protein (EggNog:ENOG41~TransMembrane:5 (o72-91i204-227o233-252i307-328o334-352i)) has product MAPYLPEPPSSLSGIHIDASTSNSGSQPSGVAGFLSAQWTTPGDILSVLLLLGPDIVQRAVAQLAGRSVTPVAFSFGWVAYAACALISTFGDGRLMPDTDMANTNVIDAASGHIRTTSNWVLGRLLRDEDDRVDEDMKHEQNHVPPTAVPTTVPTAAKGASEEPLTSVVEKPGSRRPEWEALRATIYEVDKEPPCPHGVPTVDLVWWSGVVVIVVELVVSIIPWILYKDWGPFLIAAAGNTLALVSASLPQWRAEKWSCPRNGGATVTITQGNGSRHAIVILGQRGEGMGLDLEILARGTRTAASSLATKIMSVLLAFLWVVLLINVSGLKENTWFLLCIGALGSTQNLYAAGVSRKPSALGIHLKHLETISDKRVATVLRQVEEKYPMVGASLVPVFFPGSLRAKGDDLEFWRSAMSKRMAPNRFGTRVDEFLGVGEIQAE; this is encoded by the exons ATGGCTCCTTATCTCCCAGAGCCCCCATCGTCACTTTCGGGGATACATATTGATGCTTCAACCAGCAACTCTGGCAGTCAGCCAAGCGGGGTCGCAGGATTTCTCTCAGCGCAATGGACCACCCCTGGCGACATTCTCTCAGTGCTGTTACTCCTCGGCCCGGACATTGTTCAAAGGGCTGTCGCCCAGCTCGCGGGGCGTTCTGTGACTCCCGTAGCGTTTTCATTTGGATGGGTAGCATACGCGGCTTGTGCTCTGATTAGCACCTTTGGAG ATGGCCGCCTCATGCCCGACACCGACATGGCAAATACAAACGTCATCGACGCTGCCAGCGGACATATCAGGACAACAAGCAACTGGGTGCTTGGGCGCTTGCTGCGCGACGAAGACGACCGCGTCGACGAGGACATGAAGCATGAACAGAACCATGTCCCTCCTACGGCAGTTCCTACCACAGTACCAACGGCGGCCAAAGGCGCCTCTGAAGAGCCGTTGACCTCTGTTGTAGAGAAACCCGGCAGCAGACGCCCAGAGTGGGAGGCGTTGCGCGCCACCATCTACGAGGTCGACAAGGAACCGCCGTGCCCGCATGGCGTTCCGACAGTGGACTTGGTGTGGTGGTCTGGGGTGGTCGTCATTGTCGTCGAGCTGgtcgtctccatcatcccTTGGATTCTGTACAAGGACTGGGGCCCTTTTCTcattgctgcagcaggcAATACACTCGCTCTGGTCAGCGCCTCATTGCCACAGTGGCGGGCCGAGAAGTGGTCATGCCCAAGGAACGGCGGTGCTACGGTCACCATCACTCAGGGCAATGGCAGTCGGcacgccatcgtcatccttgGCCAGAGGGGGGAGGGCATGGGGCTAGATCTGGAAATTCTGGCGCGCGGGACTCGCacggcagcttcttcactTGCTACCAAGATCATGTCTGTCCTCCTAGCGTTTCTATGGGTTGTCCTGCTCATCAACGTTTCTGGACTCAAGGAAAACACATGGT TCCTCCTTTGTATAGGTGCACTCGGCAGTACACAGAATCTCTATGCTGCTGGAGTATCACGCAAGCCTAGTGCCCTCGGCATTCACCTCAAACATTTGGAGACCATCTCAGACAAGCGAGTCGCAACCGTGCTTAGGCAGGTGGAAGAAAAGTACCCCATGGTAGGTGCGTCACTCGTTCCCGTCTTCTTTCCAGGATCATTACGCGCAAAGGGCGATGATTTGGAGTTTTGGCGAAGTGCAATGTCCAAAAGAATGGCGCCCAATAGGTTTGGTACGCGGGTTGATGAGTTTCTTGGTGTCGGGGAGATTCAAGCTGAATGA
- a CDS encoding uncharacterized protein (EggNog:ENOG41) produces MAWHSSPGPLETSLEFFYNQTQSENREILSMHPDDPDWLTACWVLKTALTHIIIEDRVRGPFPLCHLDLHFGNMLFDDKYNLVGIIDWSHAQAAPLEQLSVCPELVIFPVLSDEENKPIVEFKELVVESLREMEKDPKKRPPLNHPEVNSPLISKPTPFSAYMASKSAEITHRQYMASPGGSLWVGQMVAKLIYRQSVTWEQLREVYGAMPLF; encoded by the coding sequence atggcctggCATTCCTCGCCTGGCCCTCTGGAAACTTCATTGGAATTCTTCTACAACCAGACGCAGAGCGAGAACCGGGAAATTCTCTCCATGCATCCGGACGACCCAGACTGGCTGACAGCTTGTTGGGTATTGAAAACAGCTCTAACGCACATCATCATTGAGGATAGAGTCCGAGGTCCCTTTCCCCTCTGCCATCTTGATTTGCATTTTGGCAATATGCTTTTTGACGATAAGTACAATCTGGTTGGGATTATTGACTGGAGCCATGCGCAAGCAGCTCCTCTCGAGCAGCTGTCAGTCTGCCCGGAATTAGTCATCTTCCCGGTGTTATCAGATGAGGAAAACAAGCCTATTGTCGAGTTCAAGGAACTTGTTGTTGAGTCGCTAAGGGAAATGGAAAAGGATCCCAAAAAGAGGCCCCCTTTGAATCATCCTGAGGTGAACTCACCATTGATCTCGAAACCAACACCCTTTTCCGCCTACATGGCTTCCAAGAGTGCAGAGATTACCCATCGTCAGTACATGGCTTCACCAGGGGGGAGTCTTTGGGTTGGCCAGATGGTTGCAAAGCTCATCTATAGACAGAGCGTCACTTGGGAACAGCTGAGAGAAGTATACGGTGCAATGCCCCTGTTTTAG
- a CDS encoding uncharacterized protein (EggNog:ENOG41) produces MGRQTDDWDGYASISPGSDKHTRIQLLFSSAKFDYLKERAVESRKKHQPPPPPNVQCNIDLTRFTSGFNNVVLELAFSDNVSWIARIPYQDFNAGDKISMLSEIATMKMISENTSIPIPRVYEFKASAKQPFGYPYIMMDYLNGRILPSGLATTIPLQHRAKAAQQLANVFFGAPEAEI; encoded by the coding sequence ATGGGGAGACAAACAGATGACTGGGATGGTTATGCAAGCATAAGCCCAGGTTCGGATAAACATACGCGAatccagcttctcttctcttcagcaAAGTTTGACTATCTCAAGGAGCGTGCAGTAGAGTCGCGGAAAAAACACCAACCGCCCCCGCCCCCAAATGTTCAGTGCAACATCGACTTGACTCGATTTACATCTGGTTTCAACAACGTGGTTCTGGAGCTTGCGTTCTCAGATAATGTGAGCTGGATTGCTCGTATCCCCTATCAAGATTTCAATGCCGGCGACAAAATCTCAATGCTCAGTGAGATTGCTACAATGAAGATGATCAGTGAAAACACTAGCATCCCAATACCTCGTGTCTATGAATTCAAGGCATCCGCAAAACAGCCTTTTGGCTACCCGTACATCATGATGGATTACCTAAATGGTCGTATCCTTCCCAGCGGGCTGGCAACCACTATACCCCTCCAACATCGTGCCAAAGCGGCCCAACAGCTTGCAAATGTTTTTTTCGGAGCTCCAGAAGCTGAAATTTAA
- a CDS encoding uncharacterized protein (EggNog:ENOG41~TransMembrane:4 (i109-132o138-157i212-233o239-257i)) translates to MPDTDMANTNVIDAASGHIRTTSNWVLGRLLRDEDDRVDEDMKHEQNHVPPTAVPTTVPTAAKGASEEPLTSVVEKPGSRRPEWEALRATIYEVDKEPPCPHGVPTVDLVWWSGVVVIVVELVVSIIPWILYKDWGPFLIAAAGNTLALVSASLPQWRAEKWSCPRNGGATVTITQGNGSRHAIVILGQRGEGMGLDLEILARGTRTAASSLATKIMSVLLAFLWVVLLINVSGLKENTWFLLCIGALGSTQNLYAAGVSRKPSALGIHLKHLETISDKRVATVLRQVEEKYPMVGASLVPVFFPGSLRAKGDDLEFWRSAMSKRMAPNRFGTRVDEFLGVGEIQAE, encoded by the exons ATGCCCGACACCGACATGGCAAATACAAACGTCATCGACGCTGCCAGCGGACATATCAGGACAACAAGCAACTGGGTGCTTGGGCGCTTGCTGCGCGACGAAGACGACCGCGTCGACGAGGACATGAAGCATGAACAGAACCATGTCCCTCCTACGGCAGTTCCTACCACAGTACCAACGGCGGCCAAAGGCGCCTCTGAAGAGCCGTTGACCTCTGTTGTAGAGAAACCCGGCAGCAGACGCCCAGAGTGGGAGGCGTTGCGCGCCACCATCTACGAGGTCGACAAGGAACCGCCGTGCCCGCATGGCGTTCCGACAGTGGACTTGGTGTGGTGGTCTGGGGTGGTCGTCATTGTCGTCGAGCTGgtcgtctccatcatcccTTGGATTCTGTACAAGGACTGGGGCCCTTTTCTcattgctgcagcaggcAATACACTCGCTCTGGTCAGCGCCTCATTGCCACAGTGGCGGGCCGAGAAGTGGTCATGCCCAAGGAACGGCGGTGCTACGGTCACCATCACTCAGGGCAATGGCAGTCGGcacgccatcgtcatccttgGCCAGAGGGGGGAGGGCATGGGGCTAGATCTGGAAATTCTGGCGCGCGGGACTCGCacggcagcttcttcactTGCTACCAAGATCATGTCTGTCCTCCTAGCGTTTCTATGGGTTGTCCTGCTCATCAACGTTTCTGGACTCAAGGAAAACACATGGT TCCTCCTTTGTATAGGTGCACTCGGCAGTACACAGAATCTCTATGCTGCTGGAGTATCACGCAAGCCTAGTGCCCTCGGCATTCACCTCAAACATTTGGAGACCATCTCAGACAAGCGAGTCGCAACCGTGCTTAGGCAGGTGGAAGAAAAGTACCCCATGGTAGGTGCGTCACTCGTTCCCGTCTTCTTTCCAGGATCATTACGCGCAAAGGGCGATGATTTGGAGTTTTGGCGAAGTGCAATGTCCAAAAGAATGGCGCCCAATAGGTTTGGTACGCGGGTTGATGAGTTTCTTGGTGTCGGGGAGATTCAAGCTGAATGA
- a CDS encoding uncharacterized protein (EggNog:ENOG41~TransMembrane:3 (o204-226i233-252o311-330i)) codes for MAPYLPEPPSSLSGIHIDASTSNSGSQPSGVAGFLSAQWTTPGDILSVLLLLGPDIVQRAVAQLAGRSVTPVAFSFGWVAYAACALISTFGDGRLMPDTDMANTNVIDAASGHIRTTSNWVLGRLLRDEDDRVDEDMKHEQNHVPPTAVPTTVPTAAKGASEEPLTSVVEKPGSRRPEWEALRATIYEVDKEPPCPHGVPTVDLVWWSGVVVIVVELVVSIIPWILYKDWGPFLIAAAGNTLALVSASLPQWRAEKWSCPRNGGATVTITQGNGSRHAIVILGQRGEGMGLDLEILARGTRTAASSLATKIMSVLLAFLWVVLLINVSGLKENTWCKIPSLTSAYIGPGPANPKCLNSPPLYRCTRQYTESLCCWSITQA; via the exons ATGGCTCCTTATCTCCCAGAGCCCCCATCGTCACTTTCGGGGATACATATTGATGCTTCAACCAGCAACTCTGGCAGTCAGCCAAGCGGGGTCGCAGGATTTCTCTCAGCGCAATGGACCACCCCTGGCGACATTCTCTCAGTGCTGTTACTCCTCGGCCCGGACATTGTTCAAAGGGCTGTCGCCCAGCTCGCGGGGCGTTCTGTGACTCCCGTAGCGTTTTCATTTGGATGGGTAGCATACGCGGCTTGTGCTCTGATTAGCACCTTTGGAG ATGGCCGCCTCATGCCCGACACCGACATGGCAAATACAAACGTCATCGACGCTGCCAGCGGACATATCAGGACAACAAGCAACTGGGTGCTTGGGCGCTTGCTGCGCGACGAAGACGACCGCGTCGACGAGGACATGAAGCATGAACAGAACCATGTCCCTCCTACGGCAGTTCCTACCACAGTACCAACGGCGGCCAAAGGCGCCTCTGAAGAGCCGTTGACCTCTGTTGTAGAGAAACCCGGCAGCAGACGCCCAGAGTGGGAGGCGTTGCGCGCCACCATCTACGAGGTCGACAAGGAACCGCCGTGCCCGCATGGCGTTCCGACAGTGGACTTGGTGTGGTGGTCTGGGGTGGTCGTCATTGTCGTCGAGCTGgtcgtctccatcatcccTTGGATTCTGTACAAGGACTGGGGCCCTTTTCTcattgctgcagcaggcAATACACTCGCTCTGGTCAGCGCCTCATTGCCACAGTGGCGGGCCGAGAAGTGGTCATGCCCAAGGAACGGCGGTGCTACGGTCACCATCACTCAGGGCAATGGCAGTCGGcacgccatcgtcatccttgGCCAGAGGGGGGAGGGCATGGGGCTAGATCTGGAAATTCTGGCGCGCGGGACTCGCacggcagcttcttcactTGCTACCAAGATCATGTCTGTCCTCCTAGCGTTTCTATGGGTTGTCCTGCTCATCAACGTTTCTGGACTCAAGGAAAACACATGGTGTAAGATTCCTTCCCTCACCAGCGCGTATATTGGCCCTGGGCCAGCTAATCCCAAGTGCCTCAACAGTCCTCCTTTGTATAGGTGCACTCGGCAGTACACAGAATCTCTATGCTGCTGGAGTATCACGCAAGCCTAG
- a CDS encoding uncharacterized protein (EggNog:ENOG41): MIWSQFPPEIKCLILEALTDDKNCRLSNAVVVSREWQAAIEPHIFAYIRVTPQRIAQLNAMTQRNRHHVRYIWFCIELELYNCRECDSFESKASRTSNSENKLILKSFQSLFTALNTWEPNGSLTLDISLYSKSDNEHAFKYLTFMPDATGYQVEPMSIAGSEEPDKHRWETTASGSIPPRRSLERLFGYVWLPVKNERECWARTPKVPAVTRLEMRLQTHRRWEAFTVSQILSHLPGLREFHYEIWVQWFTEMHGSWYDSFLELLSATEGLGKLTIFENSNQQYPLYNLEETMPAHAPTIRLSQKLARVNLGVEALSVSFMVDAAEFFSESSTWPNLTHLTLTAQLLAPTTFSTKIMDLLQAAASAASYMPKLEMMEIWYGQEGLAALFKYEFIPGHLRQSVVTWRATWCMSIQPRVIEAWEGVVRSRGGHPGGIDVVYEAVNEHITSLVDAIVSLNLSETVLRPISLQQIKREQSFVASLIV; this comes from the exons ATGATTTGGTCTCAGTTCCCTCCCGAAATCAAGTGCTTGATTCTCGAGGCCCTGACAGATGACAAGAACTGCAGATTATCCAATGCTGTTGTCGTGTCACGGGAGTGGCAGGCTGCTATCGAGCCACACATCTTTGCATATATACGAGTCACGCCCCAACGCATCGCTCAACTCAACGCCATGACGCAACGCAACCGGCATCATGTGCGTTATATATGGTTTTGTATAGAGCTTGAGCTATACAATTGCCGCGAGTGCGATTCTTTTGAATCTAAAGCATCGCGGACAAGCAACAGCGAGAACAAGCTCATCTTGAAATCGTTCCAGTCGCTATTCACAGCTTTGAACACGTGGGAGCCAAATGGGAGCCTGACGCTCGACATTAGCCTGTACTCGAAGAGCGATAATGAGCACGCATTCAAGTACCTAACCTTTATGCCCGACGCTACGGGATACCAGGTCGAGCCCATGTCCATCGCCGGAAGCGAGGAGCCCGACAAGCACCGATGGGAAACGACTGCATCGGGGTCTATCCCACCACGAAGAAGTCTTGAGCGTCTCTTTGGATATGTCTGGCTCCCCGTCAAGAATGAACGAGAGTGTTGGGCGCGGACACCAAAGGTGCCGGCCGTGACACGCCTTGAAATGAGGCTGCAGACTCATCGCCGATGGGAGGCGTTTACAGTCTCCCAGATTCTTTCCCACCTTCCTGGCTTACGTGAGTTCCACTATGAGATATGGGTGCAGTGGTTTACTGAGATGCACGGGAGTTGGTATGATT CGTTTCTTGAACTTCTTTCAGCTACCGAAGGGCTGGGCAAGTTGACAATCTTTGAAAACTCCAACCAACAATACCCGCTCTATAATCTAGAAGAAACCATGCCGGCCCATGCTCCCACTATTCGTCTCAGTCAGAAGCTTGCCCGAGTAAATCTCGGCGTAGAAGCCCTCTCAGTGTCATTCATGGTAGATGCTGCAGAGTTTTTTTCTGAATCTTCAACATGGCCAAACCTAACCCATCTTACCCTTACTGCACAGCTTCTAGCACCCACAACATTTTCTACAAAAATTATGGATCTCcttcaagcagcagcatctgcagcttcttACATGCCCAAActcgagatgatggagataTGGTATGGACAAGAGGGGCTGGCAGCTTTGTTCAAGTATGAGTTTATCCCTGGCCATTTGCGGCAATCTGTTGTTACTTGGCGAGCAACATGGTGTATGAGTATACAGCCTCGAGTGATTGAGGCGTGGGAGGGGGTTGTACGCAGCCGTGGTGGACATCCTGGTGGCATTGATGTGGTATATGAGGCGGTTAACGAGCACATCACGTCACTTGTTGATGCGATTGTCAGCCTGAATCTATCAGAGACAGTGCTCCGGCCCATCTCTTTGCAGCAGATTAAGAGAGAGCAGAGCTTTGTTGCTTCCTTGATAGTTTAG
- a CDS encoding uncharacterized protein (EggNog:ENOG41), translating to MHPYDDVVIDSTECLFNTRDVLIYFSGLIVENGGTVRLAHFSIKEFLVSSDLASSRIRQHLASTFSFSDIDAHLFIAYSCLSYLNYTSPLAIEGDEKSQSLKVYAASKCLIHLEMVPSEYWYADVIAKLVQALAIRSQTLLNIISEHFSEHFSVLSTVDNFRSARLLDLQLRPYCLTAYHGFVRLTGWLSSQAFSASKYLTQGDLNAALWYAVYGGSKEVAVLLLDRGADPNTSKTTTSDIGYEFKKYGDVLQIAASIGNVAMVNLLLDRDADINAQRWGSALQAAAKYGHLDILKLLVERGANIDGPSNEKGCVLSAAIEHDECFQFLLDSGADINRRGTAEGDRTALCEAARYRCWRQFDLLLERGADVNIGGEGGYPLEKLIYLESMPYDTGTSLWHVYQPRSPSDALPRIQRLLGLSADPNAQAAAHHTALHAAVAGWSDKDSSFCLRVAQLLIDNGADVNIRACTCFANGWATEPQSLLYHCAHRGCTPMAKLLLHNGADVNVNLQARQFANALQVASSEGQVEMMQLLLEYGAEVNARGGYYGTALNAACNIVDNTIHAVQLLLDHGADVNAGGGEFGFALQTVCARSFPEMDTTTRTLAQILLDHGADVNARGSKYGTALQAACAYNPEIVHLLLEHGADINAEGGEYGTALQAALSSFDRDLDQLLLDRGADINAVGGKFGTTLQAACARNSGIVQLLLDRGADINAEGGEYGTALQAASHNDNWDLVELLLDRGANVNANGGKFGTALQAVSWDFDLDLVQLLLDRGADVNINGGRNGSCLQIACANMGSLASEDSMEMIRTLLQRGADPLMHGGDYPSPLHSAVVSIDLHTYTYDTLLQLLLEHGAELNLVDDKRGTALHYVLSLAQDSSLPHRWKDGFETWWIGRICFLLEHGADANLKVGELGSPLHVACAIQYDCETLPTYLKERDQKLKDRIDKQGIIMNLMTKGAETLLNKCHDIDVNAHGGIFGTALQAAAYSGQAKTVQLLLRRRDHIICNEPCGKYRSALNAAVIRAHWDIVDILLEAGAKPDCHVLQEPDEEFLARIREEHGWAAEERYKKFWEVEKGNLRLS from the coding sequence ATGCATCCatatgatgatgttgttATCGACAGTACGGAGTGCCTATTTAATACACGGGACGTGTTGATATATTTCTCTGGCCTCATCGTCGAGAATGGCGGTACCGTTCGTTTGGCTCACTTTTCGATCAAAGAATTTTTGGTGTCGAGTGATTTGGCATCTAGTCGAATTCGGCAGCATCTTGCTTCTACCTTTTCTTTCAGCGATATCGACGCCCATCTCTTCATTGCATACTCGTGTCTCTCATATCTCAATTACACGAGCCCTTTAGCCATTGAGGGCGATGAAAAATCTCAGTCTCTGAAGGTTTACGCGGCTTCGAAGTGTCTAATTCATCTCGAAATGGTGCCTTCCGAGTACTGGTATGCGGATGTTATCGCCAAACTGGTCCAGGCTCTTGCTATTCGAAGCCAAACCTTGTTAAATATCATCTCTGAACATTTCTCGGAGCACTTTTCTGTTTTGTCTACAGTCGACAATTTTAGATCTGCACGATTACTAGACCTGCAACTGCGGCCATACTGTTTAACCGCTTATCACGGTTTCGTTCGCTTAACCGGATGGTTATCATCACAGGCGTTTAGTGCAAGCAAGTACTTGACACAGGGAGATCTAAATGCAGCACTCTGGTATGCAGTTTATGGAGGCAGTAAGGAAGTGGCTGTGCTTTTATTGGACAGAGGTGCCGACCCGAACACATCAAAAACAACCACAAGCGATATCGGATACGAATTCAAGAAATATGGGGACGTGCTGCAAATTGCAGCATCGATAGGCAATGTAGCAATGGTGAACCTCCTCTTGGATAGAGATGCCGATATCAACGCTCAACGATGGGGCTCAGCTTTGCAGGCTGCGGCAAAATACGGGCATCTCGATATCTTGAAGCTTCTTGTGGAACGCGGGGCAAACATAGACGGCCCCTCGAATGAAAAAGGATGTGTCCTTTCCGCAGCAATAGAGCATGACGAGTGTTTTCAATTTTTGCTCGACAGTGGAGCAGACATCAATAGGCGTGGCACCGCCGAGGGGGATAGAACAGCACTTTGTGAAGCAGCCCGATACAGATGCTGGAGGCAGTTCGACCTGCTCCTCGAAAGAGGGGCCGATGTCAATATAGGCGGCGAAGGCGGCTACCCCCTTgaaaagcttatatatttagaATCTATGCCATACGATACCGGCACAAGTCTTTGGCATGTCTATCAGCCTAGAAGCCCCAGCGATGCGCTTCCGCGGATCCAACGGCTACTCGGCCTTAGTGCAGATCCAAACGCTCAAGCGGCGGCTCACCACACTGCACTTCACGCGGCAGTCGCTGGCTGGAGTGACAaggattcttctttttgtctccGAGTTGCACAACTCCTAATCGACAATGGCGCTGATGTAAATATACGCGCCTGCACATGCTTTGCGAATGGATGGGCGACAGAGCCTCAATCACTGCTATACCACTGTGCACACCGTGGCTGCACGCCCAtggcaaagctgctgctccacaATGGTGCCGACGTGAACGTGAACTTGCAGGCAAGGCAGTTTGCCAACGCGCTCCAGGTGGCTTCAAGTGAGGGACAAGTCGAGATGATGCAGCTACTTCTTGAATACGGGGCCGAAGTCAACGCCCGAGGCGGCTACTACGGGACGGCACTAAACGCAGCTTGCAACATAGTCGATAACACCATTCATGCcgttcagctgctgctcgatcATGGCGCTGACGTGAACGCTGGAGGTGGCGAATTTGGGTTCGCACTACAAACTGTTTGTGCTCGATCCTTCCCTGAGATGGACACTACTACTCGTACTCTAGCCCAGATCCTGCTTGACCATGGAGCAGATGTCAACGCCCGAGGCAGCAAATATGGAACAGCGCTACAAGCTGCCTGTGCTTACAATCCTGAGATAgtgcatctgctgcttgaACATGGCGCCGACATAAATGCCGAAGGCGGCGAATATGGAACTGCACTGCAAGCTGCGTTGAGTTCTTTCGATCGGGATTTAgatcagctgctgcttgatcgTGGCGCCGACATAAATGCTGTAGGCGGCAAGTTTGGAACTACTCTGCAAGCTGCATGTGCTCGCAATTCTGGGATAGTGCAGTTGCTGCTTGATCGCGGCGCCGACATAAATGCCGAAGGCGGCGAATATGGAACTGCTCTGCAAGCTGCGTCTCATAATGACAATTGGGATTTGGTGGAGTTGCTGCTCGATCGCGGTGCTAATGTGaatgccaatggcggcaaaTTCGGAACTGCTCTACAAGCTGTATCTTGGGATTTCGATCTGGACTTAGTTCAACTGCTACTTGATCGCGGTGCGGATGTAAATATTAATGGCGGGCGAAACGGATCTTGTCTGCAGATTGCGTGCGCAAATATGGGTTCTCTGGCCTCCGAGGATAGCATGGAGATGATACGCACATTACTTCAGCGCGGTGCTGATCCTCTGATGCATGGAGGTGATTACCCTAGTCCATTACACTCAGCTGTTGTGTCCATTGACCTACACACCTATACTTACGACACTCTGTTACAATTGCTATTGGAGCATGGCGCCGAACTGAATCTAGTGGACGACAAGCGAGGCACTGCCCTTCATTACGTGCTTTCTCTTGCGCAAGATTCCAGTCTACCGCATCGTTGGAAGGACGGTTTTGAGACATGGTGGATAGGCAGAATCTGCTTTCTGCTGGAGCACGGCGCCGATGCTAATCTCAAAGTGGGAGAGCTTGGATCTCCTCTTCATGTTGCATGTGCGATTCAATATGACTGCGAAACCCTACCGACTTACTTGAAGGAGAGAGATCAGAAATTGAAGGACAGAATCGACAAGCAGGGCATCATTATGAATCTAATGACTAAAGGGGCGGAAACTCTCCTCAATAAATGCCATGATATCGATGTTAACGCGCATGGTGGCATCTTCGGTACAGCTCTGCAGGCAGCAGCATACTCAGGCCAGGCTAAAACAGTACAACTCCTATTACGTCGAAGAGATCACATCATCTGTAACGAGCCATGTGGCAAGTATAGGAGTGCGCTTAACGCAGCCGTTATCAGAGCCCATTGGGATATTGTTGATATTCTTCTTGAAGCGGGGGCAAAGCCAGATTGCCATGTGCTACAGGAGCCTGATGAGGAATTTCTTGCCCGGATCCGAGAAGAGCATGGCTGggctgcagaagagagatataaaaagttttggGAGGTGGAAAAGGGGAATTTACGATTGTCTTAG